A portion of the Armatimonadota bacterium genome contains these proteins:
- a CDS encoding CBS domain-containing protein: MNVKEIMTTNVVTCGPNETLMQVAQKMQSMDVGSCPVVSQDNLVGIITDRDITVRAISKGFDPANTYVNEIMSKDPIFGSQNMSVEDACALMQDNQIRRLPIVDKGKLVGIVTLADLAIDLEEDEMVAETLEKVSMPTY, translated from the coding sequence ATGAATGTCAAAGAGATAATGACGACCAATGTGGTCACGTGCGGCCCTAACGAGACCCTTATGCAGGTTGCCCAGAAGATGCAGAGTATGGACGTGGGTTCCTGCCCCGTGGTCTCTCAGGACAACCTGGTTGGAATCATAACCGACCGCGATATCACCGTCCGTGCAATTTCCAAAGGCTTTGATCCCGCCAATACGTATGTAAACGAGATCATGAGTAAAGACCCCATCTTCGGCAGCCAGAACATGAGCGTGGAAGACGCATGCGCTCTCATGCAGGATAATCAGATCCGCAGGCTCCCAATAGTAGACAAAGGAAAACTGGTGGGAATTGTAACTCTGGCCGACCTGGCGATAGACCTGGAAGAAGATGAGATGGTCGCAGAGACTTTAGAAAAGGTCTCCATGCCGACTTATTAG
- a CDS encoding Gfo/Idh/MocA family oxidoreductase: MSVKIAVVGAGKFGQMHLDAFTQLGYTGVAELAAIAEANPKRADELRKEYNCPIYTDYNEMLAKADIDAVSIATPDHLHKNIAVAAAKAGKHVLVEKPLDITVEGCEEIIQAAKGSGVLLQVDFHKRYDPDHQAIERRVQSGELGDILYGSIYMEDRIEVPSKWFPHWAPNSSPAWFLGVHFYDLIRWIVKSEAKSIYATGTKNTLLKDYGVDTYDCINAKITFENGAAFACDTSWVIPQGFEAVVNQGMRIVGTKGIFECDSQDRGTSSCVTDEGMATYNNNFTRRLDDKYGRKILRGYGIESIEDFAYNVSFLKNGGTIDKIKGCWASGEDGREVTRIAVAVHESVKTGEVIKLR, translated from the coding sequence ATGTCAGTAAAAATTGCAGTAGTAGGCGCTGGCAAGTTCGGCCAAATGCATCTGGACGCATTCACTCAGCTCGGGTATACGGGTGTGGCCGAACTCGCCGCTATTGCAGAAGCAAACCCGAAACGCGCGGATGAGCTGCGCAAAGAGTACAATTGCCCGATCTATACGGACTACAACGAGATGCTTGCTAAGGCGGACATTGATGCCGTGAGCATAGCCACTCCCGACCATCTGCATAAGAATATCGCCGTGGCAGCAGCCAAGGCAGGCAAGCATGTATTGGTTGAAAAACCGCTCGATATCACCGTTGAGGGGTGCGAGGAGATTATTCAAGCAGCAAAGGGCTCTGGTGTGCTTCTTCAGGTGGATTTTCACAAGCGATATGACCCGGACCATCAGGCTATAGAGCGCAGAGTGCAGTCGGGAGAACTTGGGGACATACTCTACGGCAGCATATACATGGAGGACCGCATTGAGGTGCCAAGTAAATGGTTCCCGCACTGGGCTCCAAACTCATCGCCGGCATGGTTTCTTGGTGTTCATTTCTACGATCTCATTCGCTGGATCGTAAAGAGTGAGGCTAAAAGCATCTACGCGACCGGCACTAAAAACACGCTTCTCAAAGACTATGGCGTGGACACATATGATTGCATTAATGCCAAGATAACATTTGAAAACGGAGCTGCATTCGCATGCGACACGTCGTGGGTTATCCCTCAAGGTTTCGAAGCGGTAGTAAACCAGGGGATGCGGATTGTCGGCACAAAGGGAATCTTTGAGTGCGACAGCCAGGACAGAGGCACCAGCTCCTGTGTTACTGATGAAGGTATGGCAACGTACAACAACAACTTCACACGCAGACTCGATGACAAATACGGCCGCAAGATACTGCGCGGTTATGGAATCGAGAGCATTGAAGACTTTGCATACAACGTCTCTTTTCTTAAAAACGGCGGCACTATCGACAAGATAAAAGGCTGCTGGGCTTCAGGTGAGGACGGAAGAGAAGTTACACGCATCGCTGTCGCTGTTCATGAGAGCGTTAAGACAGGCGAAGTAATCAAGTTGAGGTAA
- the panD gene encoding aspartate 1-decarboxylase → MLTICKGKIHRATVTQCDVDYVGSITVDQDLLDAADIVDGELVHIWNINNGERLETYAIPAERGSGVICLNGAAARRCSVGDKVIIAAFCLTDEPVQRKVVLVDEHNKIVSRI, encoded by the coding sequence CTGTTAACTATCTGCAAGGGAAAAATACACAGAGCCACCGTCACGCAATGTGATGTAGATTATGTCGGCAGTATAACTGTTGATCAGGACCTGTTGGACGCGGCTGATATAGTCGACGGCGAGCTTGTTCACATCTGGAATATCAACAATGGTGAAAGGCTGGAGACATACGCCATACCTGCCGAGAGAGGCAGTGGAGTGATCTGCCTCAATGGAGCCGCCGCCAGAAGATGCAGTGTCGGCGACAAAGTCATCATTGCCGCATTCTGTTTGACTGATGAACCGGTGCAGCGCAAGGTTGTGCTGGTTGATGAGCACAATAAGATTGTAAGCAGGATATAG
- a CDS encoding ArgE/DapE family deacylase, with protein sequence MKRLYKERISSAVEIKERLAEYLASRKEHAAKLLQELIAFKSTARFEHDVQVFLFDYLNKQGFSPELAPVDENIVCDPDYTIVPGHTNYSGRSNVLVNIPGSGQGKSAIINSHSDVVPAPDNMFSARYEDGVVYGRGACDAKGQVLTVILAIEALKALGIKLKGNLQAQLVIEEEPGGNGSLSVIRQGNRADVVVVLEPTGLKVHPANRGAVWYKLTVTGKSAHMGKYWDGVSAIDEMVGVINVLRDYEQALREESKGDPLFPFEPSPVNVNIGQIKGGDWPSMVSEKCWIEGGIAFLPNKRIAQIYEEVRKLIETRASEWTKKHYKLEFSRLHNEAFETDVEHPSVKSFCDAAGSVLGPEPPLGWIASCDGRLFYHGGQMPTIVFGAGDLGYAHSLNEQIKMDDILRAAQVLTLFLIDWCGA encoded by the coding sequence GTGAAACGCTTATACAAAGAAAGGATCAGTAGTGCCGTGGAGATCAAAGAGAGATTGGCTGAGTATCTCGCATCGAGAAAAGAGCATGCCGCAAAGCTTCTGCAGGAGTTGATTGCATTTAAGAGCACCGCGAGATTTGAGCATGACGTACAGGTTTTTCTGTTCGATTACTTGAACAAGCAGGGCTTTTCACCCGAACTAGCCCCTGTTGATGAAAACATCGTGTGCGATCCCGATTACACGATCGTTCCAGGACACACGAACTATTCCGGCCGCAGTAATGTACTTGTAAACATCCCCGGATCGGGGCAGGGGAAGAGTGCGATCATCAACTCACACAGCGATGTTGTGCCCGCGCCGGACAATATGTTCTCAGCAAGATATGAAGATGGTGTAGTATATGGCCGCGGCGCCTGTGACGCCAAGGGCCAGGTGCTGACCGTTATTCTGGCTATTGAAGCCCTAAAAGCGCTGGGAATAAAGCTAAAAGGCAACCTGCAAGCGCAGTTGGTAATCGAAGAAGAACCGGGTGGAAACGGCTCTCTCTCTGTTATCAGGCAGGGCAATAGAGCCGATGTTGTGGTGGTGCTGGAACCGACCGGCCTTAAGGTGCACCCGGCCAATAGGGGAGCCGTATGGTATAAGCTGACGGTCACCGGCAAATCAGCGCATATGGGCAAGTATTGGGACGGTGTCAGCGCCATTGATGAGATGGTAGGCGTCATCAATGTACTCAGAGATTATGAGCAGGCGCTGCGTGAAGAGTCGAAGGGCGACCCTCTGTTTCCATTCGAACCGAGTCCGGTGAATGTAAATATCGGCCAGATAAAGGGTGGCGATTGGCCTTCAATGGTCTCTGAAAAGTGCTGGATCGAGGGTGGAATCGCATTTCTGCCGAACAAGCGGATTGCTCAGATATACGAAGAAGTGCGCAAACTTATCGAAACCAGAGCGAGCGAATGGACAAAAAAGCATTACAAGCTCGAGTTCTCGCGGTTGCATAACGAAGCGTTTGAAACCGATGTTGAGCACCCATCTGTGAAGTCGTTCTGTGATGCCGCGGGATCAGTGCTTGGACCGGAACCACCGTTGGGCTGGATTGCATCGTGCGACGGCAGGCTCTTCTATCACGGCGGGCAAATGCCCACAATCGTCTTCGGCGCAGGCGATCTTGGGTATGCGCATTCTCTTAACGAACAGATCAAAATGGACGATATACTGCGTGCCGCGCAGGTCTTGACGCTCTTCTTGATTGACTGGTGCGGAGCTTAA
- a CDS encoding bifunctional homocysteine S-methyltransferase/methylenetetrahydrofolate reductase has product MPDPIRLPDIFNQRVVVFDGAMGSLLVERGVSHKHPFEELNLSSPYLICQAHADYIKAGADVIETNTFGANRFKLSHHGLEGKVYDINLAGARLARDVAGSKVLVAGSIGPLGVSLPPIGSVNIEDVQDSIKGQVRGLVDGGVDLLIFETLTDLDQACIMLEAAIENCDLPVIVQFAIGTDLTTERGDSLDDIVSRLSDYPVSAIGVNCCVGPEQTIRAVEALHEISGLPISAQPNSGYPTNIEGRTLFISGAGYFADRGAEIVRAGASIVGGCCGTSPAHIEALSAKVKTLARPAPAKVRDARKRESVAISKASERSPLLRRMNGNFVTVEVTPPKNADYHTLIDKLRPLVAAGISAIDVTDNPMARMHMSAVAFAHLVRQELGVATILHLTCRDLNLLGMHSILLGASALGIDGILALTGDPASAGDYPAATSVFDVTSDGLVKIINSLNHGLDYTGREIGGPTSFAIGTALNPAAEDIDKEIARLAKKREAGANFLMTQPVFDLEPLRQVVKRIPGDWNIPILVGVLPLRSSRHAEFLHNEVPGINIPADIRKALASADPEAAKAEGIKIARQIYLSAKQEFGGVYFMPPFDNFEVVRQVIAGGG; this is encoded by the coding sequence ATGCCCGACCCCATAAGACTTCCCGATATTTTCAACCAGAGAGTCGTAGTATTTGACGGAGCTATGGGTTCGCTCCTTGTTGAGCGCGGTGTCAGCCACAAACACCCCTTTGAAGAACTCAATCTATCCTCGCCATATCTCATCTGCCAGGCGCATGCAGACTACATCAAGGCGGGCGCGGACGTGATAGAGACCAACACATTCGGCGCAAACCGGTTCAAACTCTCTCATCATGGCCTTGAAGGTAAAGTCTACGACATAAATCTCGCGGGAGCCAGACTTGCAAGAGACGTAGCGGGTTCAAAGGTCTTGGTCGCCGGTTCGATTGGCCCGCTCGGTGTGAGCCTGCCCCCTATCGGGTCGGTAAATATCGAGGACGTGCAAGACAGCATTAAGGGCCAGGTGAGAGGGCTTGTCGACGGCGGAGTAGACCTGCTCATATTCGAGACCCTTACCGATCTCGACCAGGCATGCATAATGCTCGAAGCGGCAATAGAAAACTGCGACCTGCCGGTCATAGTACAGTTCGCGATAGGGACCGACCTGACTACAGAACGCGGCGATAGCCTGGACGACATCGTCTCAAGGCTGTCGGACTACCCCGTGAGCGCTATCGGAGTCAACTGCTGCGTTGGCCCAGAGCAGACAATTCGAGCTGTGGAGGCTCTGCATGAGATCAGCGGCCTTCCGATATCGGCTCAACCGAACTCCGGCTACCCCACAAATATCGAGGGCCGGACTCTGTTTATCTCAGGCGCAGGATATTTTGCCGACAGAGGCGCTGAGATAGTCCGGGCGGGCGCATCTATTGTGGGAGGCTGCTGCGGCACTTCCCCGGCGCATATAGAAGCCCTTTCGGCAAAGGTCAAGACGCTTGCCAGACCCGCTCCGGCAAAGGTTAGAGACGCAAGAAAAAGAGAGAGTGTCGCCATCAGCAAGGCGAGTGAAAGATCTCCACTGCTGCGCAGGATGAACGGCAACTTTGTCACGGTCGAGGTCACACCTCCAAAAAATGCCGATTACCATACACTTATAGACAAACTCAGGCCGCTGGTGGCAGCGGGGATATCTGCGATAGACGTCACGGACAACCCTATGGCTCGCATGCATATGAGCGCAGTTGCATTTGCCCACCTTGTGCGTCAAGAATTAGGGGTTGCTACAATCCTTCATCTTACCTGCCGTGACCTTAATCTGCTGGGGATGCATTCAATACTGCTGGGCGCCTCGGCGCTGGGTATCGACGGCATCCTTGCCCTGACTGGAGACCCGGCCAGCGCGGGAGACTATCCTGCCGCAACCTCTGTCTTTGATGTCACATCCGACGGCCTGGTCAAGATAATAAACTCACTCAACCACGGCCTGGATTACACAGGCAGAGAAATAGGCGGGCCGACCAGCTTTGCGATTGGCACTGCCCTGAATCCTGCTGCAGAAGATATCGACAAGGAGATCGCCCGGCTTGCCAAGAAGCGGGAGGCAGGGGCTAACTTTCTGATGACCCAGCCCGTCTTTGATCTCGAACCTCTGAGACAGGTCGTAAAGAGAATTCCCGGCGATTGGAATATTCCGATACTTGTCGGGGTGCTGCCCCTGCGCAGCTCGCGGCATGCCGAGTTCCTTCATAATGAGGTGCCGGGGATAAATATACCCGCCGACATCCGCAAGGCTCTCGCTTCAGCCGACCCCGAGGCCGCAAAAGCAGAGGGCATCAAGATAGCGCGCCAAATATATCTTTCAGCGAAGCAGGAGTTTGGCGGAGTATACTTTATGCCGCCGTTCGACAACTTTGAGGTGGTGCGGCAGGTTATTGCCGGGGGCGGGTAA
- a CDS encoding LacI family DNA-binding transcriptional regulator, protein MSESRIDQQAIADKLGVSRSTVTRVLGHDPLHRVASDTRKLILKTAREMGYIPRRRRTGNIAFVVCGEMAPAQHELHLAICNEAFHNSYRVFLVGMPELASYKQVSMYVNPLAADGVILTGSFSKELARNLADVMPVVLLDDKFQTPDVDRVQVDYVRMGYDLTSAIIKAGHKRIAAIVQFPENVAWSGPMEGFHQAHEDAGITADISLVRHKSRIVYTKLLSDLLAAKPTAIFAWTTSDHAIILSTLSAMGCRVPQDLSYVGWAQSYSAALFPFPTITCLDDIYPAMARTAMHRLFEKMEDPLMPPESIIVPVGVRRGETLIQRKDQ, encoded by the coding sequence ATGTCTGAAAGCAGAATAGACCAGCAGGCCATAGCCGACAAGCTCGGTGTTTCTCGGAGCACTGTGACACGCGTGCTCGGCCATGATCCGCTGCACCGGGTTGCTTCGGACACGCGTAAACTTATTCTCAAAACCGCTAGGGAGATGGGATATATACCCAGAAGACGGCGCACCGGCAATATTGCGTTTGTCGTGTGCGGAGAGATGGCTCCGGCTCAACATGAACTCCATCTGGCGATATGCAATGAAGCATTTCATAACAGTTATCGCGTCTTTCTGGTAGGCATGCCTGAGCTTGCGTCATACAAACAGGTAAGTATGTATGTAAACCCACTTGCAGCGGACGGAGTTATCCTCACAGGCAGCTTCTCAAAAGAACTTGCCCGAAACCTTGCAGATGTGATGCCGGTTGTGCTGCTAGACGATAAATTTCAAACCCCTGACGTAGACAGAGTGCAGGTGGATTATGTCCGGATGGGATACGATCTGACCAGTGCAATTATTAAGGCAGGCCATAAGCGAATAGCCGCAATTGTTCAGTTTCCAGAAAACGTCGCCTGGTCGGGTCCTATGGAAGGGTTCCATCAGGCTCATGAGGATGCCGGCATTACTGCGGACATCTCGCTGGTGCGACATAAATCACGCATAGTCTACACTAAGCTGCTGAGCGATCTGCTGGCTGCAAAACCGACAGCAATATTTGCATGGACTACATCCGATCATGCAATCATCTTGAGCACTCTGAGCGCAATGGGCTGCCGAGTTCCACAAGACTTAAGCTATGTCGGGTGGGCACAATCATACTCGGCAGCGCTCTTCCCGTTTCCGACAATCACATGCCTTGATGACATCTATCCGGCAATGGCCAGGACTGCCATGCACAGACTATTTGAGAAAATGGAAGACCCTCTGATGCCGCCTGAGAGCATTATAGTGCCGGTAGGCGTCAGGAGAGGTGAAACGCTTATACAAAGAAAGGATCAGTAG
- the amrB gene encoding AmmeMemoRadiSam system protein B codes for MARKPAVAGMFYEADEQDLIQSIEKCFASRLGPGKIPEAAKKRVGNVLGLVCPHAGYIYSGQAAAHAYSELAKDGLPDTAVILGPNHHGLGAAVAVGTQDEWITPFGSMHVDLEIANEIVRLAEFAKADDSAHVREHSIEVQLPFLQYISRGHKEIRIVPIAIAYMNKSDALLLTKDLGDAIAQSVRGKSAVIIASSDLTHYDSRESARAKDTLALEYVMNLDPEGLIETVYERSITMCGVLPAAVMLHACNALGATGARKLAYYSSGDVTGETDQVVGYGALSIEA; via the coding sequence ATGGCACGCAAACCCGCTGTGGCAGGCATGTTTTATGAAGCCGATGAACAGGACTTGATTCAGAGCATCGAAAAGTGCTTTGCGAGCAGGCTCGGTCCCGGCAAAATCCCCGAAGCAGCGAAAAAAAGAGTCGGTAATGTGCTTGGGCTTGTCTGCCCGCATGCCGGATATATTTATTCAGGCCAGGCAGCCGCGCATGCATACTCCGAGCTTGCGAAAGACGGCCTGCCGGATACAGCCGTTATTCTAGGGCCCAATCATCATGGCTTGGGCGCCGCGGTGGCTGTCGGGACTCAGGACGAATGGATCACCCCTTTCGGATCAATGCATGTTGACCTGGAAATCGCCAATGAGATCGTACGTCTTGCCGAGTTTGCGAAAGCAGATGATTCGGCTCATGTCCGTGAACACTCCATTGAAGTGCAGCTTCCTTTTTTGCAGTATATAAGCCGTGGTCATAAGGAAATCCGCATCGTTCCGATTGCGATTGCATACATGAACAAATCAGACGCTCTGCTTTTGACGAAGGACCTTGGAGATGCGATAGCTCAATCGGTCAGGGGAAAGAGTGCTGTTATAATTGCAAGCTCCGACCTCACACACTATGATTCACGCGAAAGCGCTCGAGCAAAAGATACTCTGGCATTAGAGTATGTAATGAACCTAGACCCCGAAGGACTCATAGAGACTGTGTATGAACGGTCGATAACAATGTGCGGTGTCTTGCCGGCAGCCGTGATGCTCCATGCCTGCAATGCGCTTGGCGCGACCGGCGCACGCAAACTGGCCTACTACAGTTCCGGTGACGTCACCGGCGAAACGGACCAGGTGGTCGGCTACGGAGCGCTTAGCATAGAAGCTTGA
- the ftcD gene encoding glutamate formimidoyltransferase, which translates to MSKLVQCVPNFSEGRRAEVVTKIVEAIDSASGVNIVDYSMDADHNRSVVTFIGRPEDIHRSVLAGARVAVDLIDLNKHTGGHPRIGAMDVVPVVPLDEMTMDEAIDLGHAIGRDIADTLQVPVYFYEQCALRSECVNLADVRKGGFETLKERGLTNGREPDAGPSHVHPTAGATVVGARGPLIAYNVNLKSNDISAANAIAAKIRQLRNSGEAMPGVKAIGVYLKSRDIAQVSMNITQPHLVSMWGVYSFIKQQAHEMGIEILESELIGAVREHDLTDEMVSAMNLKGFSRKRVLDYWMREFER; encoded by the coding sequence GTGTCAAAGCTTGTCCAGTGTGTTCCTAATTTCAGTGAAGGCCGCAGGGCTGAGGTCGTTACAAAGATAGTCGAGGCGATAGACTCGGCTTCCGGGGTAAATATTGTCGATTACTCCATGGATGCCGATCACAACCGCTCGGTCGTCACTTTTATAGGCAGGCCGGAAGATATCCACAGGTCGGTTCTCGCAGGCGCGCGAGTCGCGGTCGATCTGATTGATTTGAACAAACATACCGGCGGTCACCCGCGGATAGGCGCGATGGATGTTGTACCGGTGGTGCCTCTGGACGAGATGACGATGGACGAGGCTATTGACCTCGGCCATGCTATTGGCCGTGACATAGCGGACACACTGCAAGTTCCTGTATATTTTTATGAGCAGTGCGCATTGCGCAGTGAGTGCGTGAACCTTGCAGATGTGCGCAAGGGCGGATTTGAGACTCTGAAAGAGCGAGGGCTTACAAACGGACGTGAACCGGACGCAGGCCCAAGTCACGTCCATCCGACGGCCGGAGCGACAGTAGTCGGCGCGCGAGGTCCGCTGATTGCATATAATGTAAATCTCAAGAGCAACGATATCTCCGCCGCAAATGCAATAGCCGCAAAAATCAGGCAGCTTAGGAACTCGGGCGAGGCAATGCCGGGTGTGAAGGCGATAGGTGTATACCTGAAGTCGCGAGACATTGCTCAGGTCTCCATGAATATCACACAACCGCATCTTGTGAGCATGTGGGGTGTCTACTCGTTCATCAAGCAGCAGGCGCATGAAATGGGGATAGAGATTTTAGAGTCAGAGCTTATCGGAGCCGTCAGAGAGCATGACCTGACCGATGAAATGGTTTCTGCGATGAATCTCAAGGGCTTTAGTCGCAAGAGAGTGCTGGATTACTGGATGCGCGAGTTTGAAAGGTAG
- a CDS encoding glutamine--tRNA ligase/YqeY domain fusion protein: MNETNRPDTEPAGADRGESTDFIREAIKEDLREGRFDHVHTRFPPEPNAYLHIGHAKAIWIDYGIAQEFGGQFNLRFDDTNPAKEEQEFVDAIIEDVRWLGADWDDRLFFGSDYFEQMYEWAIDLIKKGKAYVCDLSAEEVIDMRGAPTEPGKESPYRNRSVEENLDLFQRMRAGEFPDGAKTLRAKIDMTSPNLNLRDPIMYRIRHAEHHRQGDKWCIYPMYDWAHGLEDSIEGVTHSLCSLEYEIHRPLYDWFLDQLGIYHPRQIEFARLNLTHTVMSKRRFIELVNGGYVSGFDDPRLPTLAGLRRRGYTPEAIHEFCRRIGVAKTDSVVDVAVLEDCARDDLNKRSQRVMAVMDPLKVIITNYPEGQAEELDVINNPEDPSAGTRKVPFARELYIEREDFREVPPPKFFRMAPGREVRLRNAYFIKCNDVIKDANGEITELHCTYDPATRGGDAPDGRKVKATLHWVAANQAIPAEVRLYDHLFSKPDPDDVEEGRDWFSNLNPNSLNVAACYIEPSVVGAKPGTRYQFERQGYFCVDIDSTDRKLVFNRTVTLRDSWAKIAKAMKRSAG, from the coding sequence ATGAATGAGACAAACAGACCAGATACCGAACCTGCGGGTGCGGACCGGGGCGAATCTACAGACTTCATTCGCGAGGCCATCAAAGAAGACCTGCGCGAAGGTCGATTCGACCATGTTCACACGCGGTTTCCTCCCGAACCAAACGCCTACCTACATATAGGCCATGCCAAGGCCATATGGATAGACTATGGCATTGCCCAGGAGTTCGGCGGCCAATTCAACCTGCGCTTCGACGACACTAACCCCGCCAAGGAAGAGCAGGAGTTTGTCGATGCAATTATAGAAGACGTCCGCTGGCTTGGAGCCGATTGGGACGATCGGCTATTCTTCGGCTCAGACTATTTTGAGCAGATGTATGAGTGGGCTATCGATCTTATAAAAAAAGGTAAGGCATACGTTTGTGACCTCTCTGCCGAGGAGGTCATAGATATGCGCGGTGCGCCGACCGAGCCGGGCAAAGAAAGCCCTTACCGAAACCGCAGCGTTGAAGAGAATTTGGATTTGTTCCAAAGAATGCGCGCGGGTGAGTTTCCCGATGGGGCAAAAACTCTGCGCGCCAAGATAGACATGACTTCGCCGAACCTGAACCTGCGTGACCCTATCATGTATCGCATACGCCATGCCGAGCATCATCGCCAGGGTGACAAGTGGTGTATCTACCCGATGTATGACTGGGCTCACGGCTTGGAGGACTCCATCGAAGGAGTGACACATTCGCTGTGTTCACTGGAATATGAGATCCATAGACCGTTGTATGACTGGTTTTTAGATCAGCTTGGGATATACCACCCGCGTCAGATCGAGTTTGCGCGGCTTAATCTCACCCATACAGTGATGAGTAAGCGGCGGTTTATCGAGCTTGTAAATGGCGGTTACGTCAGCGGATTTGATGATCCTCGACTTCCAACACTGGCCGGTCTGCGTAGAAGAGGTTATACACCCGAAGCGATTCATGAATTTTGCCGCAGGATCGGAGTAGCAAAAACAGACAGCGTCGTGGATGTTGCCGTGTTGGAAGACTGTGCTCGCGATGACCTCAATAAGCGCTCGCAGCGGGTTATGGCTGTTATGGACCCGCTGAAGGTTATCATTACAAACTATCCTGAGGGTCAAGCCGAAGAGCTGGATGTTATCAATAACCCTGAAGACCCGAGCGCCGGGACGCGTAAAGTGCCTTTTGCGCGGGAGCTTTATATCGAGCGTGAAGATTTCCGTGAGGTCCCTCCGCCTAAATTTTTCCGCATGGCTCCGGGCCGCGAGGTACGGCTGCGCAACGCCTACTTTATTAAGTGCAATGATGTAATAAAAGACGCAAACGGTGAGATAACAGAACTGCACTGCACGTACGATCCAGCGACACGCGGCGGCGATGCTCCTGACGGCCGCAAAGTAAAGGCCACTCTGCATTGGGTTGCTGCTAACCAGGCTATACCGGCGGAAGTCCGTCTCTACGATCACCTCTTCAGCAAGCCCGACCCGGACGATGTTGAGGAAGGCAGAGACTGGTTTTCCAACCTGAACCCGAACTCGCTTAATGTAGCCGCGTGCTACATAGAGCCGAGTGTGGTCGGAGCAAAACCTGGAACACGCTACCAATTCGAGAGGCAGGGTTATTTCTGTGTAGATATCGACTCTACTGACCGGAAGCTCGTCTTTAATCGAACAGTTACCTTACGCGATTCGTGGGCAAAAATTGCAAAAGCTATGAAGCGTTCGGCAGGCTAA
- a CDS encoding phosphatidylglycerol lysyltransferase domain-containing protein: protein MDIPEYPDSREITLEDKPIFDVVFAEKPLEISAYTFTNIFAWREPYNTRLSRIGDFLILTQRVKDKVLCLEPLGMGHVAKAIDDVFRLSKNDIEFKCIHANVAHRISASDYIIEKDRDNSDYVYLASDLIELNGRKYDGKRNWITRFKSQYEYEYIRMPHVSPGEAMEFADYWCEQRDCRSSEGLQNEHTAVYEMLANFEELGIIGGAVKVDGSIAAFSLGEALNPETLVIHVEKAGSGMDGIYQIINNEFAIHEASGFKYINREQDLGITGLRKAKKSYHPVKMVDTYRIRRA from the coding sequence ATGGACATACCGGAGTATCCCGATTCAAGAGAAATAACCCTGGAAGACAAGCCGATCTTTGATGTTGTATTCGCAGAAAAACCGCTGGAAATATCGGCTTATACTTTCACCAATATATTCGCATGGCGCGAGCCGTATAACACTAGATTATCGCGCATTGGTGATTTTCTAATACTTACTCAAAGGGTCAAGGATAAAGTTTTATGCCTGGAGCCTTTGGGCATGGGGCATGTTGCAAAAGCAATAGATGATGTGTTTCGACTCTCCAAGAACGATATCGAGTTTAAGTGCATCCATGCGAATGTAGCGCACCGGATCAGTGCTTCAGACTACATAATAGAAAAAGATCGCGACAACAGTGATTATGTGTACCTCGCCTCAGACCTGATCGAGCTAAACGGCAGGAAATATGACGGCAAGCGCAACTGGATTACTCGTTTCAAGTCTCAATACGAGTATGAATATATACGCATGCCGCATGTCAGCCCCGGAGAGGCCATGGAGTTCGCCGATTACTGGTGTGAGCAGCGTGACTGCCGGAGCAGCGAAGGCCTGCAGAATGAACATACGGCAGTCTATGAGATGCTCGCAAACTTCGAGGAGCTAGGTATTATAGGCGGCGCGGTTAAGGTAGACGGCAGCATTGCGGCTTTTTCTCTTGGAGAGGCGCTCAATCCTGAAACTCTTGTTATCCACGTGGAGAAAGCCGGTTCGGGGATGGACGGCATTTACCAGATCATCAACAACGAGTTTGCAATCCATGAAGCATCTGGATTCAAATACATAAATCGAGAGCAGGATCTGGGAATTACCGGCCTGCGCAAGGCAAAGAAATCTTATCATCCCGTTAAAATGGTGGATACCTATCGAATCAGGCGGGCTTGA